Proteins from one Elephas maximus indicus isolate mEleMax1 chromosome 12, mEleMax1 primary haplotype, whole genome shotgun sequence genomic window:
- the DNASE1 gene encoding deoxyribonuclease-1 isoform X2: MTHTGPPTSCRMRASRLIETLLAVASVLQVALSLRIAAFNIQTFGETKMSNATLSHYIVQILSLYDIALVQEVRDSHLVAVGKLLDSLNQHATGTFHFVVSEPLGRNSYKERYLFLFRPDQVSVLDSYYYDDGCEPCGNDTFAREPAIVKFSSPFTQVSEFAIVPLHAAPLDAVAEIDALYDVYLDVQKKWDLEDIMLMGDFNAGCSYVSLSHWASIRLRMSPTFRWLILDTADTTVKSTHCPYDRIVVAGTSLQDAVVPSSAMPFDFQAAYGLSNQMAEAISDHYPVEVALK, encoded by the exons ATGACCCACACGGGACCCCCCACCTCCTGCAGGATGAGGGCCTCAAGGCTGATAGAGACACTACTCGCTGTGGCCAGTGTGCTGCAGGTGGCCCTGTCCCTAAGAATAGCTGCCTTCAACATCCAGACTTTTGGGGAGACCAAGATGTCCAATGCCACCCTCTCCCACTACATTGTGCAG ATCCTGAGCCTCTACGACATTGCCCTGGTGCAGGAGGTCAGGGACAGCCACCTGGTAGCTGTGGGGAAGTTGTTGGACAGCCTCAACCA GCACGCAACAGGCACCTTCCACTTTGTGGTGAGTGAGCCGCTGGGACGCAACAGCTACAAGGAACGCTACCTCTTCCTGTTCAG GCCTGACCAGGTGTCCGTGCTGGACAGCTACTACTATGACGATGGCTGTGAGCCCTGTGGGAACGACACCTTCGCCCGGGAGCCGGCCATTGTCAAATTCTCCTCACCCTTCACGC AGGTCAGCGAGTTTGCCATCGTCCCCTTGCACGCAGCCCCGCTGGACGCGGTGGCCGAGATTGATGCTCTCTATGATGTCTACCTGGACGTGCAAAAGAAGTGGGACCTGGAG GACATCATGCTGATGGGCGACTTCAATGCTGGCTGCAGCTACGTGAGCCTCTCCCACTGGGCGTCCATCCGCCTGCGCATGAGCCCCACCTTCCGCTGGCTGATCCTTGACACTGCTGACACCACCGTGAAGTCTACACACTGCCCCTACGACCG GATCGTGGTTGCTGGAACATCCCTCCAAGACGCTGTTGTCCCTAGCTCGGCCATGCCCTTTGACTTCCAGGCTGCATATGGACTGAGTAACCAGATG GCTGAAGCCATTAGTGACCACTACCCTGTGGAGGTGGCACTGAAGTGA
- the DNASE1 gene encoding deoxyribonuclease-1 isoform X1: MTHTGPPTSCRMRASRLIETLLAVASVLQVALSLRIAAFNIQTFGETKMSNATLSHYIVQILSLYDIALVQEVRDSHLVAVGKLLDSLNQHATGTFHFVVSEPLGRNSYKERYLFLFRPDQVSVLDSYYYDDGCEPCGNDTFAREPAIVKFSSPFTREQPHSSPQAPGQCPLCDCGLPSEVSEFAIVPLHAAPLDAVAEIDALYDVYLDVQKKWDLEDIMLMGDFNAGCSYVSLSHWASIRLRMSPTFRWLILDTADTTVKSTHCPYDRIVVAGTSLQDAVVPSSAMPFDFQAAYGLSNQMAEAISDHYPVEVALK; this comes from the exons ATGACCCACACGGGACCCCCCACCTCCTGCAGGATGAGGGCCTCAAGGCTGATAGAGACACTACTCGCTGTGGCCAGTGTGCTGCAGGTGGCCCTGTCCCTAAGAATAGCTGCCTTCAACATCCAGACTTTTGGGGAGACCAAGATGTCCAATGCCACCCTCTCCCACTACATTGTGCAG ATCCTGAGCCTCTACGACATTGCCCTGGTGCAGGAGGTCAGGGACAGCCACCTGGTAGCTGTGGGGAAGTTGTTGGACAGCCTCAACCA GCACGCAACAGGCACCTTCCACTTTGTGGTGAGTGAGCCGCTGGGACGCAACAGCTACAAGGAACGCTACCTCTTCCTGTTCAG GCCTGACCAGGTGTCCGTGCTGGACAGCTACTACTATGACGATGGCTGTGAGCCCTGTGGGAACGACACCTTCGCCCGGGAGCCGGCCATTGTCAAATTCTCCTCACCCTTCACGCGTGAGCAACCCCACTCCTCCCCACAAGCCCCTGGTCA GTGCCCTCTTTGTGACTGTGGTTTGCCCTCAGAGGTCAGCGAGTTTGCCATCGTCCCCTTGCACGCAGCCCCGCTGGACGCGGTGGCCGAGATTGATGCTCTCTATGATGTCTACCTGGACGTGCAAAAGAAGTGGGACCTGGAG GACATCATGCTGATGGGCGACTTCAATGCTGGCTGCAGCTACGTGAGCCTCTCCCACTGGGCGTCCATCCGCCTGCGCATGAGCCCCACCTTCCGCTGGCTGATCCTTGACACTGCTGACACCACCGTGAAGTCTACACACTGCCCCTACGACCG GATCGTGGTTGCTGGAACATCCCTCCAAGACGCTGTTGTCCCTAGCTCGGCCATGCCCTTTGACTTCCAGGCTGCATATGGACTGAGTAACCAGATG GCTGAAGCCATTAGTGACCACTACCCTGTGGAGGTGGCACTGAAGTGA